The Henckelia pumila isolate YLH828 unplaced genomic scaffold, ASM3356847v2 CTG_461:::fragment_3, whole genome shotgun sequence genome window below encodes:
- the LOC140872061 gene encoding uncharacterized protein, giving the protein MANPHNIHARVKSRDVHERQRPAGGSNMANPHNISAGNMLHTRIEPAMLEDFFPSHLRKNDNEKIILVCASDNCSWRIYASRHKSDNLFGIRKCNLIHSCGDDNLRTRGHPKADSSWVANVVMERLREEPSYRPCMMLKDIQRDFGVELSYHKVWKGKELAMHDIHGADDEPLVFLDGTHIKNKYKGNILVVVVKDANDDLFTLAYAVVDAKNDDNWRWFCFHLRGALCSHNCMGFDEFTFFSDRHPGIINGVELIFPSSHHAYCQRHLVDNFVKQVMRIYPLHNKKHWSSVFKKAAYAPSRSEFEHHINSIITSMPLAKDFIVNSCPERWANALFRGNRWGVINNNMAECWNSWVKSARFLPIVRMVDHIRIQIMDMMHRRRETTMKMKKRLSPSKENILARTYAETRNLQVRKASGWSFEVVDGDKSFAVDLSSTRILNPIPTFEMHESSVNCTFVINPPDVQSQPGRRRTKRIPSQVELREKEDGRSKTLQNHVYKKVYSIRQKY; this is encoded by the exons ATGGCCAACCCCCACAATATTCATGCGAGGGTTAAATCGAGAGATGTGCACGAGCGACAGAGACCTGCAGGAGGGAGCAACATGGCCAACCCCCACAATATCTCAGCaggaaatatgctccacacgaggatcgaacccgcaatgTTGGAAGATTTCTTCCCAAGTCATCTCAG AAAGAATGATAACGAGAAGATTATTCTTGTTTGTGCTTCTGACAATTGTTCTTGGAGAATTTATGCCTCGCGACACAAATCTGACAATCTGTTTGGCATTAGAAAATGTAATTTGATACATTCTTGTGGAGATGATAATCTTCGTACTAGAGGACATCCCAAAGCTGATTCTTCTTGGGTTGCCAATGTTGTGATGGAAAGGCTGAGGGAAGAGCCCTCATATCGACCATGTATGATGTTGAAAGATATACAAAGAGATTTTGGGGTCGAGCTCAGTTACCACAAGGTTTGGAAAGGGAAAGAATTGGCTATGCATGACATTCACGGTGCAGATGATGA GCCATTGGTTTTCTTGGATGGCacacacataaaaaataaatacaaggGAAATATTTTGGTTGTTGTTGTGAAAGATGCTAATGATGATCTTTTTACATTAGCATACGCAGTCGTGGATGCTAAAAATGATGATAATTGGAGATGGTTTTGTTTCCATCTTAGAGGCGCTCTTTGTTCACATAATTGTATGGGGTTCGATGAATTCACTTTCTTCTCTGATAGACATCCCGGAATAATCAATGGAGTTGAGTTAATATTCCCAAGCAGTCATCATGCGTACTGTCAACGCCATTTGGTAGATAATTTCGTGAAACAG GTGATGCGAATATACCCGCTTCACAACAAGAAACATTGGTCGTCTGTCTTCAAGAAAGCTGCATATGCTCCATCAAGGTCGGAGTTTGAACATCATATTAACAGTATTATAACGTCAATGCCACTTGCCAAAGACTTCATTGTAAATTCATGTCCAGAAAGATGGGCAAATGCATTGTTTCGTGGAAATCGATGGGGTGTAATAAACAATAATATGGCCGAGTGTTGGAATAGTTGGGTTAAATCGGCACGATTTCTCCCTATTGTGCGCATGGTGGACCACATACGCATTCAAATCATGGACATGATGCACAGAAGACGTGAAACAACAATGAAGATGAAAAAAAGGTTGAGTccatcaaaagaaaatattcttgcaaGAACATATGCTGAAACTCGCAACTTGCAAGTACGCAAGGCAAGTGGTTGGAGTTTTGAGGTTGTGGACGGGGATAAATCGTTTGCCGTTGATTTGTCTTCTACAA GAATCCTAAATCCAATTCCTACATTTGAGATGCATGAATCCAGTGTCAATTGCACATTTGTAATCAATCCTCCCGATGTTCAAAGCCAACCTGGTCGAAGAAGAACTAAAAGGATACCATCGCAAGTAGAACTCCGG GAAAAGGAGGATGGTAGATCAAAGACTTTGCAAAACCACGTCTACAAGAAGGTTTACTCGATCAGGCAAAAGTATTAG
- the LOC140871672 gene encoding uncharacterized protein isoform X1: MTRTDRLKKRKPNMFVTPPSSTPRHKTKSIMRDRYFTIISDEESKGTNESGYEDESALDIYKGREDLCGSIKVSSDDRKIIMDYLTQEKICGTMWEGERFPIFGDQLCHLLFGKKFRGDIINSYMQIVSGYSRKNGFDILCMDTTVQDEVLSALERSNKKRMLKDNDYLHFLSQLTKDSRKQLEEVNKNSMDRCRFLLFPMNRNDHWFLLIYKTDTRDFELRNSIHTP, from the exons ATGACAAGAACTGATCGTTTGAAAAAGAGAAAACCAAATATGTTTGTGACTCCTCCGAGTTCTACTCCAAGACATAAAACAAAGTCTATAATGAGAGACAGATACTTTACCATAATCAGTGACGAG GAAAGCAAAGGCACAAATGAATCTGGTTATGAAGATGAGTCGGCCCTTGATATATACAAAGGCCGAGAAGATTTATGTGGTAGCATAAAAGTCTCGAGTGATGATCGCAAAATTATTATGGATTATCTAACACAAGAAAAAATATG TGGGACAATGTGGGAAGGAGAAAGATTTCCAATTTTTGGAGATCAATTGTGTCATTtgttatttggaaaaaaattcaGAGGTGATATCATCAACTCTTATATGCAAATTGTAAGTGGATATAGTCGAAAAAATGGTTTTGACATACTCTGCATGGATACAACAGTACAG GATGAGGTGTTGAGTGCGTTAGAAAGGTCAAACAAAAAGCGAATGTTGAAAGATAATGATTATCTTCATTTTTTGTCACAACTGACAAAGGATTCGAGGAAACAACTGGAGGAAGTAAATAAAAACTCAATGGATCGTTGCAGATTTTTATTGTTCCCAATGAATAGAAATGACCATTGGTTTTTGTTGATATACAAAACAGATACAAGGGATTTTGAATTAAGGAACTCAATACACACTCCTTAA
- the LOC140871672 gene encoding uncharacterized protein isoform X2: protein MTRTDRLKKRKPNMFVTPPSSTPRHKTKSIMRDRYFTIISDEESKGTNESGYEDESALDIYKGREDLCGSIKVSSDDRKIIMDYLTQEKICGTMWEGERFPIFGDQLCHLLFGKKFRGDIINSYMQIVSGYSRKNGFDILCMDTTVQDEVLSALERSNKKRMLKDNDYLHFLSQLTKDSRKQLEEIQGILN, encoded by the exons ATGACAAGAACTGATCGTTTGAAAAAGAGAAAACCAAATATGTTTGTGACTCCTCCGAGTTCTACTCCAAGACATAAAACAAAGTCTATAATGAGAGACAGATACTTTACCATAATCAGTGACGAG GAAAGCAAAGGCACAAATGAATCTGGTTATGAAGATGAGTCGGCCCTTGATATATACAAAGGCCGAGAAGATTTATGTGGTAGCATAAAAGTCTCGAGTGATGATCGCAAAATTATTATGGATTATCTAACACAAGAAAAAATATG TGGGACAATGTGGGAAGGAGAAAGATTTCCAATTTTTGGAGATCAATTGTGTCATTtgttatttggaaaaaaattcaGAGGTGATATCATCAACTCTTATATGCAAATTGTAAGTGGATATAGTCGAAAAAATGGTTTTGACATACTCTGCATGGATACAACAGTACAG GATGAGGTGTTGAGTGCGTTAGAAAGGTCAAACAAAAAGCGAATGTTGAAAGATAATGATTATCTTCATTTTTTGTCACAACTGACAAAGGATTCGAGGAAACAACTGGAGGAA ATACAAGGGATTTTGAATTAA